The following proteins are encoded in a genomic region of Cryptomeria japonica chromosome 11, Sugi_1.0, whole genome shotgun sequence:
- the LOC131859829 gene encoding uncharacterized protein LOC131859829, translating to MAVDKYSAPNNTVKRPPQKAFKEIEDEYILEVIPVGTLAAVPAAMPSMDIDSSNVNCDIEAYLNSNKIVSGINKYNLRHCSNLERWLCNISTWKNLLQTIGQKRAKDYRFVEKQLNTNLQIAESNIQDNPADLDRLSHVMVAKDALRIHQQIKIRGAKIRSRAHWLQVGDRGSKFFFNLLKHKHCKEAIDKLSIDNQDVSDPYAISNAFADFYKILFSSEDSLEAEVCRDKCKALIPGKLDSKDISNLSKSISIVEVEAAVKALSNDKAPGPDGFPVEFYKSNLSWISKDLLDLYNEAISNGSLGPDINQGIIKLLPKDGNKALIKNWRPITLLNVSYKVLAKILALRLVDILPKFIGPSQTGFIKGRYILENLITSWEAMDWAKNSHQNTAMLLLDFEKAYDKVEWKFILMMLEAFGFPPYFCLAVQTLLKDASAHIEVNGVLSPSFPLGRSIRQGCPLAPALFVIASEALYYILRDSSLSLEVRGIFLPNDEELINCQFADDTALFFELTKNNFKNLQGKLDVFCSASGARISHAKSICLGWDEHPLSGLLIPDFNGEALTKLSNILVSPFLWSLPLRICGSGLKRRFSISLINGIIELFLWLAGFKSVRKFCLLTVFIILQLGCSVIIRFKKFKVPSEPFSGLMVKETKSSMLLNGPGSVVFKSIWKAWEHVRDHISNKDYYFNDQLHGERSIWWNLVINGKPLALSQGCSARSWAKKGISQFVDLFEDGLLPSWDTIKTKYDIPDSQKKTYNMILQAARDLPSLCHVDSLRHLNCKWSGGVVMASLKAKNIYSVINQTNDIIVHVNSIWYSSFDTKMWNKLFQYLWRSPIEPKINCFKWLVLLDKLPVKSFNSDSDLCSICRLPETGRHILFDCLFAKEIWSMFGVIYPITVSILDMIIGYISGLPKDSNLFWNILSSNILWQIWKCRNEEKYQGKPRALIEFFRKLTYFKIFLQVQVTMMIERKKLERFLKTGHTSFYYYELKNGYLWRRTLEDLHAFDQACDKLRKEIRKNANPRMEELSLLSQVQAHKNIIWMEGPQGWTAWVDDFYDILH from the exons ATGGCTGTTGACAAGTATTCCGCACCTAATAATACGGTTAAAAGACCCCCTCAGAAAGCCTTTAAGGAGATAGAAGATGAGTACATTCTAGAGGTTATTCCTGTAGGTACCTTGGCGGCTGTTCCAGCTGCTATGCCATCCATGGACATTGATTCTTCTAATGTTAATTGTGATATTGAGGCGTATCTAAACTCTAACAAG ATCGTTAGTGGTATTAATAAATATAACCTTCGACATTGTTCTAACCTGGAAAGATGGTTGTGTAATATCTCTACCTGGAAGAATCTCCTTCAAACTATCGGCCAAAAAAGGGCCAAGGATTACAGATTTGTTGAAAAACAGTTAAATACCAATCTACAAATTGCTGAGAGTAACATTCAGGACAATCCTGCTGACCTCGATCGGTTATCTCATGTTATGGTTGCTAAAGACGCCCTTAGAATCCACCAGCAAATTAAGATTAGGGGTGCTAAGATTAGATCCAGGGCTCATTGGCTCCAAGTTGGAGACAGAGGGTCAAAATTTTTCTTTAACCTTCTTAAGCACAAACATTGTAAAGAAGCTATAGATAAGCTCTCAATAGACAATCAGGATGTTTCCGATCCTTATGCTATCTCTAATGCCTTTGCTGACTTTTACAAAATCCTGTTCTCTTCGGAAGATTCGTTGGAGGCTGAAGTCTGTAGGGATAAGTGTAAAGCTTTAATTCCTGGCAAGCTTGATTCTAAAGATATCTCTAATTTATCTAAATCCATCTCCATTGTTGAGGTTGAGGCTGCGGTTAAAGCCCTTAGCAACGACAAAGCCCCAGGCCCGGACGGTTTTCCGGTGGAATTTTATAAGTCTAATCTAAGCTGGATTAGTAAGGACCTTCTTGATCTTTATAATGAGGCCATTTCTAATGGCTCTCTTGGCCCAGATATTAATCAAGGTATTATCAAACTGCTTCCAAAAGATGGCAACAAGGCTCTTATCAAAAACTGGAGACCTATAACCTTGCTTAATGTCTCCTATAAAGTTCTTGCGAAGATTCTTGCTCTTAGATTAGTCGATATCCTGCCTAAGTTCATTGGTCCCTCCCAAACTGGTTTTATTAAGGGCAGGTACATACTGGAGAATCTTATCACCAGCTGGGAAGCCATGGACTGGGCTAAAAATTCTCACCAGAACACTGCCATGTTGCTTCTTGATTTTGAGAAGGCCTATGACAAAGTCGAATGGAAATTTATTCTGATGATGTTGGAAGCATTTGGCTTTCCTCCTTATTTTTGTCTTGCTGTTCAAACTCTTCTTAAGGACGCCTCTGCGCATATTGAAGTTAATGGAGTTCTTTCCCCCTCATTTCCGCTCGGTAGATCTATCAGGCAGGGTTGCCCTCTGGCCCCTGCCCTTTTTGTCATAGCCTCTGAAGCCCTGTACTATATCCTCAGAGACTCCTCCTTGTCCCTCGAGGTCAGAGGTATATTTCTTCCCAACGATGAAGAGCTTATTAATTGCCAGTTTGCTGATGATACGGCTCTGTTTTTTGAGCttactaaaaataattttaaaaatctgcAAGGAAAGCTTGATGTTTTCTGTTCTGCTTCCGGTGCTCGTATTTCTCATGCCAAGTCAATTTGTCTTGGTTGGGACGAGCACCCCCTGAGTGGTTTGTTAATTCCGGATTTCAATGGGGAGGCCCTAACAAAACTGTCAAATATCTTGGTATCCCCTTTTCTGTGGAGCCTACCCTTAAGAATATGTGGCTCTGGATTAAAGAGAAGATTCTCAATAAGCTTAATAAATGGCATAATAGAACTCTTTCTTTGGCTGGCAGGATTCAAGTCTGtcagaaaattttgtcttcttacaGTATTTATTATTCTTCAGCTTGGTTGTTCAGTAATTAttagattcaagaaattcaaagtgcCATCAGAACCTTTCTCTGGTCTGATGGTAAAGGAAACAAAAAGCAGCATGCTGTTAAATGGGCCTG GTTCTGTGGTCTTCAAATCAATATGGAAGGCCTGGGAACATGTTAGGGATCATATCTCCAACAAGGACTATTACTTCAATGATCAACTCCACGGAGaaagatctatttggtggaatttGGTCATCAATGGGAAGCCCCTTGCTTTATCCCAAGGATGCTCTGCCAGATCCTGGGCTAAAAAAGGGATAAGTCAATTTGTGGATTTGTTTGAGGATGGTCTCCTCCCCTCGTGGGATACCATTAAGACCAAATATGACATTCCTGACTCTCAGAAGAAAACTTACAATATGATCCTTCAAGCTGCTAGAGATCTCCCGTCTTTATGCCATGTTGATTCTCTTAGACATCTTAATTGCAAGTGGTCGGGGGGAGTTGTTATGGCTAGCCTCAAGGCCAAGAACATCTACTCTGTTATTAATCAAACTAATGATATTATTGTTCATGTGAACTCTATCTGGTATTCTTCCTTTGATACTAAGATGTGGAATAAGTTGTTTCAGTATTTATGGAGAAGTCCTATTGAGCCAAAAATTAACTGTTTTAAATGGCTTGTTCTGCTTGATAAGCTTCCTGTTAAAAGCTTTAATTCTGATTCTGACTTGTGTAGCATTTGTAGACTCCCAGAAACTGGGAGACATATTCTTTTCGATTGTTtatttgctaaagaaatttggagtATGTTTGGTGTTATCTATCCTATTACTGTGAGCATTCTTGACATGATTATTGGTTATATATCTGGTCTTCCTAAAGATTCGAATCTTTTTTGGAATATACTGTCCTCTAACATTCTTTGGCAGATATGGAAATGCAGGAACGAAGAGAAGTACCAAGGTAAGCCAAGGGCTCTTATTGAGTTTTTCAGGAAACTCACATATTTTAAAATCTTTCTGCAGGTTCAAGTCACCATGATGATAGAGAGAAAGAAGTTGGAAAGATTTCTCAAGACTGGTCACACGTCCTTCTACTACTATGAGCTGAAAAATGGATACCTTTGGCGGAGAACGTTGGAAGATCTTCACGCCTTTGACCAAGCTTGTGACAAGCTCAGGAAAGAAATCAGGAAAAATGCAAATCCCAGGATGGAAGAGCTCTCCTTGCTGTCTCAGGTTCAAGCGCATAAGAATATAATCTGGATGGAAGGCCCCCAAGGCTGGACTGCCTGGGTCGATGATTTTTATGATATTCTTCACTAG